CATCGGTAGCGCGGGCCTATCGGGGAATGATCGTAGAAGTACCTGTAAACCTTGCAGCTATGGGGAGCAGGGCATCGGCAAGTGACTTGCTGGACGCTCTGGAGCGCCACTATGAAGGGTCCGCAATTGTTCATGCGCATGAAGGTAATGGTGTCAGCGAGTTGCTTCTGAACGAAAATGACGCCGCGACAGACCGGTTGGACCTATTCGTTTTTTCCAATCAAAGCGGCAACCAAGCCCGTTTGATCGCAAAGCTCGATAATCTCGGCAAAGGAGCTGCTGGCAGCGCTGTTCAGGATCTAAACATTATGGCGGGTCTCGACGAGACGCTGGGCCTGCGTCTTTAGACCAATCGATTCATTCAGACGCATTATCTGCGCGATCGGGTCGCAGACTGGATCCCGCGCGACCGCTTCGAAATGAAGTGAACCAACTCAACGGGTTAAGACTGGTCGTGCCGTCGAGCGAAAATGTTATAAACTCAGCGCGCCCACCGATATTTTCCCACGGAATGGTTCCGTCTAGACCAAGCGGGCTACCGACACGGCTATCCGCCGAAAGATCGCGATTGTCTCCCAGAAGATAGACATGACCTTCTGGTATGATAATTGGCGCGCGGTCGTCCGTGTCTTGCGGGCCCAGATCGATTATATCGTAGCTGACACCATTTGGCAGTGTTTCGCGAATGATGGGAAGTGCGCAAACCGGATTGCCGCTTTCATCTGTATCGCGCAGTCCGGGAAATTCCTGACCGCAAGGTGCATTTGCATCGATCGGTAAATTGAGATTGGGCTGGACATCTTGCTTCACCGCCTCGCCATTGAGAAAAACCTGTCCCCCGCGCATTTCGAACGTGTCGCCGGGCAAACCAATCACGCGCTTTATATAATCGCTGCTCTGATTCTTCGGCGTGAGGATTACTATATCACCCCGTTCAGGCAAAGATCCAAAAAGTCGCCCTTCCATCCGCGGCAAAATATGAAAAGTCGGCGACACCCATGACCAGCCATAAGCATATTTGCTGACAATCAGGCGATCGCCCACCAACAATCCGGGCATCATCGAAACTGACGGTATATAAAATGGTTTTGCTACCAGGCTATGAAAGGCCAGAACTGCGAGTAGCAACAGGCCAATACTCTTGGCCTCGCCGACCCAATCAGTCTTCTCTTTTTCGGAACCACCGGCTTTTACAGCCTGCTCATCCGCCTTTTCTAAAGCCATATTCTGTTTTCTTCTTCTATTGTCGCAGCGGTCGTCATCAAACCGACTAACGTCATGTCGTCGGCATTGCTTCGATAATTACGAACGCCTGCGCCCATGGATGATCGTCAGTGAGTGTGAGATGAACGACCGCATCATATCCCTCGGGTGTCAGTGCGTCGAGCCGTTTTTTGGCTCCGCCATTAAGAGCTAGGGTCGGTGCACCGCTTTTGGCGTTGATGACACCAATGTCTTTCATGAAAACACCGGCTTTGAAACCGGTTCCAACCGCTTTTGAGTATGCTTCCTTGGCCGCAAAGCGTTTCGCATAGGTGCCGGCCTTGGTGTAAGGACGACGAGCAGCCTTAGCGCGTTCGACTTCCGTGAAGACACGTTTTTCAAAGCGCTCACCAAAGCGATCCAAGGAATTTTGGATGCGTTCGATATTACAAAGGTCGGAGCCGAGGCCGATAATCATGAAGCTATCCTGTAGTCGAGTTTGACCATTCCCTTGTCATAGACCTGCGTTTGGTCCAGCTGCAAATGGCGAATAGCTTTCGTGCTTCGATATAAGGGGGTGCCGCCTCCTAGAAGCACAGGAACGACGAAAAGCTCCAGACGGTCAAGCAGACCTTGCTCGATAAAAGCGGTCTGCAATTTCGGGCCGCCCACAACCCAGCTGTCCAGACTTTTTTCCTTCAATTCTTTGGCCAGTGCTGGGACACTATCATGCCAAGTTTGGACGTCCGCAAAAGGAATATTTAGTGGGGACGATGTCACGATGAATCCCTGTTTCCGCGCATAGGGCCATCCTGCTTCGAAGGACAAGATTTGCTCATATGTAATGCGGCCAAGCACGACAGCTTCAATTTCGGAAACGAAAAGGTCGTACCCATAGTCAACGCTGTTAAATGGTTCGAGCCAACCGACACCGCCTTCATTGTCTGCGACAAAACCATCGGCGCTGACAGCGATGAAGCCTCGGATCACCGCGCTTCATCCATAAGTGATCGCATCCTTTTGATGCTTCCTGCCAATCCGCCAAATATCGCTTCACCGATTAAGAAGTGACCGATATTTAGTTCAACCAACTGCGGAATAGCAGCTATCGGAACAACATTATCAAAGGTCAGTCCATGGCCGGCATGTGGCTCGATGCCATTTTTGGCAGCCAGTGCTGCGGCGTCACTTATCCGGCACAGCTCTTTTTCTCGATCTGCGCCTACAGCATGCGCATAATGACCGGTATGGAATTCGACCACCGGTGCACCGAGATGAATTGCCGCTTCAATTTGTCTGGGATCGGGTTCGATAAACAGGCTGACGCGAATATTGGCTTCGTGCAGTTGCCCGACAAAGTCTTTCAGCCGGTTGTGCTGGCCGGCTGCATCTAGCCCGCCTTCAGTCGTGCGTTCCTCCCGCTTTTCGGGCACGATACAAGCGGCATGCGGTTTGTGACGTAGCGCAATCTCAAGCATTTCGTCGGTAGCCGCCATTTCAAGATTGAGCGGAATGGAAAGCACATCCATTAACTCAATCAAATCATCATCGCGAATATGCCGCCGGTCTTCGCGCAAATGAGCCGTGATACCATCAGCGCCCGCTTCTGCCGCGATGATCGCAGCACGGTTCGGTTCGGGATGATCGCCACCGCGGGCGTTACGAATGGTTGCTACATGGTCAATGTTGACGCCCAGTCTGAGATGTGCAGTTTTGCTCATGCTGCGCGGCTACCAGGTTTGGTGGTCGGAATAGCGGCCAGTTCGGCGGGTACTTCGTCATCCGCATAAGAGGGCACTTCAAGTGCGATTAGCGGAAAGAAAGGAACATCAAAATTCGCTGCTCCGTTCGATCGATCGACCAGTGCACCGGCCGCGACTACTTCTCCGCCAGCGTCGCCTATTGCCTTAATGGCTTCACGCGAGGAGAGTCCGGTTGTCACCACATCTTCCATCATCAGGACTTTTTGACCGGGCTCGAGGCGAAATCCGCGGCGCAATTCGAATGTACCTTCCGGGCGTTCCAGAAAGATCGCTTCCTTGCCGAGTGCTCGACCCATTTCATGGCCAACAATGACACCGCCCATTGCAGGTGAAACGACAATCTCAATGGCATTGCGAATATCTTCGGGCATTTGGGCGACTAGGGCTTCTGCCAATCTAGCTCCCCTAGCGGGGTCCATCAGCACACGAGCACATTGCAGATATTTTGCGCTATGGCGACCCGAGGACAATATGAAATGCCCTTCCAAAAGGGCGTCACAGGCGCGGAATTCGTCCAATATTTCGTTTTGGTTCAATGTTTTCATTCCATTCTGTATCGTTTTCATTTCGGAAATGGGTTCATCTTTGTTCCAATGAAAGTCCAAAAACTTAAAAAATATGCGTAGAGTAGCTTGAGGCTTGCGACAACCCTGCTTATAAGCCGCCCCAAACGGGATGTTTCAGGTTAATCGGGTTGATGCCCAAATGGGCATGTTTACCAGAATATCTGGCTGATTTAAGGGCTGAAAACGACCGAAAATTAGGGCTTATATAAGGTTGAGCAAGGTATGACTCATTACGTGAAATCATGGATTCTGGCATTGGGCCTGATTCTCACGCCAGCGGCGGCTATGGCGCAAGATGCATTGCCAGCAGCACCGGGGGCGGAAGCTGCTCCAGCTGAGGCGAGCGTAGAGGATACGGCTGCTCAAGCAGAAGCGGCTCCGGCATCGGGTCTTGATCCAGCTTTGTATACGCCGATGAAGCCAACCGAAGGCGTCGGAATGCCGGTTGATGGAGGTCTGGATTTTCAGCCACAGGTCAGTGAGACTGGCAAGGAAGCAAAATGGATCAATAACAGCATATTGCTGCCTATCATGGCCGCTATTTGCCTGTTCGTTCTAGCGTTACTATTCTGGGTGATGATCCGTTTTCGCCGTGGAGCTAATCCTGAGCCTTCGAAAACGACCCATAATACATTCATAGAAATTGTCTGGACGGTTGTCCCCGTTATCATTCTCCTGGTTATTGCTGTTCCGTCGATCAGCTTGCTCGCCAAGCAGTTCGAGCCAGCGCCGGAAGACGCGCTGACGGTTAAAGTCACGGGATATCAATGGTATTGGGGTTATAATTATCCTGACAATGGTGACTTCGAAATTATTTCCAACATGCTTCCGGAAGAAGAAGCAGATGCGCGTGGTGAACCATTTCAGCTTGCCGTTGATAACCGGATGGTTATCCCTGTTGGCAAGCCGGTTAAAATGTTGATCACGGGCGCAGATGTTATTCACAGCTTTGCGATTCCGGCGGCGTGGTTCAAACTCGATGCTGTTCCAGGGCGCATCAACGAAAAAGTGCTGCAAATTGATGAGGTGGGCGTTTATTACGGTCAATGTTCCGAGCTTTGCGGGGCGCGACATGGCTTTATGCCAATCGCGGTGGAAGTGTTGCCTGAAGACAAGTTTAACGACTGGGTTCGTGCTAATGGCGGAACCGTAAAAGGCGAAGAGGCTGCCGACGAGGAAGGTAATGATGAAGCGGCTGAAGAAGTCGCATCAGATGAAACGACAACAGAAGGCGCGCCTGCTGATGCAGCCGCCGCTGCGAATTAAGGGAAACGCAAGCGATGACAACTATTGCAGCAGATGGCCAGATTTTGGATGATCACGCGCATGATGCGGACCACAAGCCGGCCTTTTTCCAACGTTGGTTCATGTCGACCAACCATAAAGATATCGGTACGCTTTACCTGATTTTCGCAATTATTGCTGGTATTATTGGCGGCGCGATTTCCGGCATGATGCGGATGGAACTGGCTGAGCCGGGTATCCAATATCTCACTGGCTGGGTCGGGTCAGGCGCATCCATGGACGAAGCGCTTCACCTTTGGAATGTCCTTATCACCGCACATGGTTTGATTATGGTTTTCTTCATGGTGATGCCGGCCATGATTGGTGGCTTCGGTAACTGGTTTGTGCCGCTCATGATCGGTGCGCCGGATATGGCATTCCCGCGGATGAACAATGTCAGTTTTTGGCTGTTGATCCCTGCTTTTTTGCTGTTGCTCGGGTCAGCCTTCGTTCCTGGTGGAACGGGTGATGGTGCTGGTACCGGGTGGACGGTCTATGCACCGCTATCGACTTCTGGTTCGGTTGGTCCAGCGGTGGACATGGCCATTCTTTCACTGCATCTGGCTGGTGCGAGTTCCATTTTGGGCGCTGTTAACTTTATAACGACCATTTTGAACATGCGCGCACCCGGCATGACGTTGCACAAAATGCCATTGTTCGTGTGGTCGGTTCTGGTTACCGCATTTTTGCTATTGCTCGCACTCCCCGTTTTGGCTGCCGCTATCACGATGCTGCTGACGGATCGGAACTTTGGAACAACATTCTTTGATGCTGCTGGTGGTGGTGATCCGGTGCTTTATCAGCATCTCTTCTGGTTCTTTGGCCACCCGGAAGTCTACATCATGATTCTTCCTGGCTTCGGTATGATCAGCCACATTATTTCCACCTTCTCACGCAAGCCGATTTTCGGTTATCTTGGCATGGCCTATGCAATGGTGGCAATTGGTGTTGTGGGCTTCGTGGTCTGGGCGCACCATATGTTTACCACGGGCATGTCAGTCAATGTGAAGATGTACTTCACGGCTGCAACTATGGTAATTGCGGTGCCGACTGGCATCAAAATCTTCTCGTGGATCGCAACCATGTGGGGCGGTTCCATGACGTTCAAAACGCCAATGGTCTGGGCATTGGGCTTTATCTTTATGTTTACCGTAGGCGGCGTAACGGGCGTTGTGCTGGCCAATGGCGGCATCGACGACAATCTACATGATACTTATTATGTGGTTGCTCACTTCCACTATGTGTTGTCTCTCGGGGCAGTCTTCTCGATCTTTGCCGGTTTCTATTATTGGTTCCCGAAAATGTCGGGTCGCCACTATAATGAACTGCTTGGTCAGTTGCATTTCTGGATTTTCTTCATCGGTGTGAACGTTTTGTTCTTCCCCATGCACTTCCTGGGTAACCAGAGCATGCCGCGCCGCTATCCTGACTATCCTGATCAGTTTGCTTATTGGAACGAGATCGCATCAATCGGCTATGTGATAATGGCAGTTGGTGTGTTGATCTTCTTCGTCAACATTGCTTGGTCGATGATTGCTGGCCGCAAGGCAGAAGGAAATTACTGGGGCGAAGGAGCGACAACGCTGGAATGGACATTGTCCAGCCCACCGCCATTTCACCAGTTTGAAACACTGCCTCAGATAAAATAATCGAGGCGAAACCAAGGATCAGTCTGTCCCGTGACCTTTCGGTTACTGGACAGACCTCCACATTGACGACTTGAGATATTTGAAAAAGATATGACAATCGCTTCAACATCATCCCACAAGCTGGCTAGCGCACAGGACCTGTTTGCGCTGACCAAGCCGCGCGTGATGTCGTTAGTGATCTTTACTGCTATTTGTGGTTTGCTGGCAGCTCCTGGCTCAATCCATCCGGTGATTGGTTTTACTGCGATATTGGCGATTAGCCTGGGTGCGGGGGCTTCTGCAGCCCTGAACCAATGGTATGAGTATGATATCGATGCTGTAATGAAACGGACAGCAGATCGTCCACTTCCGGCTGGCCGCATGGACCGTGAAACAGCCCTGCAT
This DNA window, taken from Parasphingorhabdus litoris DSM 22379, encodes the following:
- the ctaD gene encoding cytochrome c oxidase subunit I, translated to MTTIAADGQILDDHAHDADHKPAFFQRWFMSTNHKDIGTLYLIFAIIAGIIGGAISGMMRMELAEPGIQYLTGWVGSGASMDEALHLWNVLITAHGLIMVFFMVMPAMIGGFGNWFVPLMIGAPDMAFPRMNNVSFWLLIPAFLLLLGSAFVPGGTGDGAGTGWTVYAPLSTSGSVGPAVDMAILSLHLAGASSILGAVNFITTILNMRAPGMTLHKMPLFVWSVLVTAFLLLLALPVLAAAITMLLTDRNFGTTFFDAAGGGDPVLYQHLFWFFGHPEVYIMILPGFGMISHIISTFSRKPIFGYLGMAYAMVAIGVVGFVVWAHHMFTTGMSVNVKMYFTAATMVIAVPTGIKIFSWIATMWGGSMTFKTPMVWALGFIFMFTVGGVTGVVLANGGIDDNLHDTYYVVAHFHYVLSLGAVFSIFAGFYYWFPKMSGRHYNELLGQLHFWIFFIGVNVLFFPMHFLGNQSMPRRYPDYPDQFAYWNEIASIGYVIMAVGVLIFFVNIAWSMIAGRKAEGNYWGEGATTLEWTLSSPPPFHQFETLPQIK
- the lepB gene encoding signal peptidase I; translation: MALEKADEQAVKAGGSEKEKTDWVGEAKSIGLLLLAVLAFHSLVAKPFYIPSVSMMPGLLVGDRLIVSKYAYGWSWVSPTFHILPRMEGRLFGSLPERGDIVILTPKNQSSDYIKRVIGLPGDTFEMRGGQVFLNGEAVKQDVQPNLNLPIDANAPCGQEFPGLRDTDESGNPVCALPIIRETLPNGVSYDIIDLGPQDTDDRAPIIIPEGHVYLLGDNRDLSADSRVGSPLGLDGTIPWENIGGRAEFITFSLDGTTSLNPLSWFTSFRSGRAGSSLRPDRADNASE
- the pyrE gene encoding orotate phosphoribosyltransferase, which produces MKTLNQNEILDEFRACDALLEGHFILSSGRHSAKYLQCARVLMDPARGARLAEALVAQMPEDIRNAIEIVVSPAMGGVIVGHEMGRALGKEAIFLERPEGTFELRRGFRLEPGQKVLMMEDVVTTGLSSREAIKAIGDAGGEVVAAGALVDRSNGAANFDVPFFPLIALEVPSYADDEVPAELAAIPTTKPGSRAA
- a CDS encoding dihydrofolate reductase family protein, translating into MIRGFIAVSADGFVADNEGGVGWLEPFNSVDYGYDLFVSEIEAVVLGRITYEQILSFEAGWPYARKQGFIVTSSPLNIPFADVQTWHDSVPALAKELKEKSLDSWVVGGPKLQTAFIEQGLLDRLELFVVPVLLGGGTPLYRSTKAIRHLQLDQTQVYDKGMVKLDYRIAS
- a CDS encoding pyridoxine 5'-phosphate synthase; protein product: MSKTAHLRLGVNIDHVATIRNARGGDHPEPNRAAIIAAEAGADGITAHLREDRRHIRDDDLIELMDVLSIPLNLEMAATDEMLEIALRHKPHAACIVPEKREERTTEGGLDAAGQHNRLKDFVGQLHEANIRVSLFIEPDPRQIEAAIHLGAPVVEFHTGHYAHAVGADREKELCRISDAAALAAKNGIEPHAGHGLTFDNVVPIAAIPQLVELNIGHFLIGEAIFGGLAGSIKRMRSLMDEAR
- the coxB gene encoding cytochrome c oxidase subunit II, coding for MTHYVKSWILALGLILTPAAAMAQDALPAAPGAEAAPAEASVEDTAAQAEAAPASGLDPALYTPMKPTEGVGMPVDGGLDFQPQVSETGKEAKWINNSILLPIMAAICLFVLALLFWVMIRFRRGANPEPSKTTHNTFIEIVWTVVPVIILLVIAVPSISLLAKQFEPAPEDALTVKVTGYQWYWGYNYPDNGDFEIISNMLPEEEADARGEPFQLAVDNRMVIPVGKPVKMLITGADVIHSFAIPAAWFKLDAVPGRINEKVLQIDEVGVYYGQCSELCGARHGFMPIAVEVLPEDKFNDWVRANGGTVKGEEAADEEGNDEAAEEVASDETTTEGAPADAAAAAN
- the acpS gene encoding holo-ACP synthase, whose translation is MIIGLGSDLCNIERIQNSLDRFGERFEKRVFTEVERAKAARRPYTKAGTYAKRFAAKEAYSKAVGTGFKAGVFMKDIGVINAKSGAPTLALNGGAKKRLDALTPEGYDAVVHLTLTDDHPWAQAFVIIEAMPTT